AAATCGGCTTCATGCAAGATGCTTTCTGTCATATTACAGTCTGTGAAGCGTGCGTTGGTGGCCACGGCCTGTATCCACATGCTTTGCGATAGCAGGGTTTCCGAAAACTGGACTGACAGTGCGTCGGACTCGATGAATATGGCATTGGTGCAATCGCATGCGTTGAAGCTGGCATTATTCAGCCGGCTTTCCTGGAAATTGCATCCTGCAAGGTAACAGTCCTGGAAAATGGCCTGCTTCAAATCGCTCTTGACGAAAGGGCATTGCTGAAACGTAAGTCCGGTGAAACGTTGCCCGCAGAGCAAGGTTTCGTTCATAACGGTTTTTTCAAAATAGCAATCATCGAACCGCGTCTGCCTCAGGTCGTTGCGGAAAAATACGCTGATTTCAAAATGACTACCGACAAAATCGGTCTGCGCCAGATTGGTTTCGAAAAAGGTCGTTTTTTTGCATTCCGTTTGCGAAAAAATGGCGGCACTCAGGTTCGTCTGGCCGAATGTGCAGCTATCGACGGTTGCCTGCGGAAAAAGCGCTTTTGCCAGTTGGCATTCAACAATGGAGCATTCCCTGAGCGACGCATGAGAAAAGCTGCTTGCGTTAAGCTCACAGCCGGAAAACAGGCAACGCAGCAAGTCTGCGTGTTCAAAAACGGAGCTGTGAAAGCGGCAGTTAGTGAAAACGATGTTATCCAGGCGCGATCCGCTAAAGTCGGTTCCGCTGAAATCTACCTTGTCGAAAACACGACCCGACAGCTCTGTATTTTTAAGGGAGAGACCGGCAAAATTTTTTTCTTGTATCGGCTCGTAACTATCGAGGCAGTCAAAGAACTGTTGGCGGGTTGAGGGC
Above is a window of Advenella kashmirensis WT001 DNA encoding:
- a CDS encoding pentapeptide repeat-containing protein; the encoded protein is MKQAIFQDCYLAGCNFQESRLNNASFNACDCTNAIFIESDALSVQFSETLLSQSMWIQAVATNARFTDCNMTESILHEADLENARWNRSDLTRADFSRANLRHTQFESVILHDTLFHRALVSDGALLRQPGALPHRDYLHEAELWTQQARSQ